The segment TGAATGGGATGTCTCCATGGTGAAATCCTTTGCAGAGGATATCAAATGTCTCTGGTATTCTTCGCATTTTGATGCTATCTTCACTATTTCCGCCCTGGGAATCGTTAAAGTTGCCTTCTTGGTGGGAAATACCATCAAGGAGGAAACCATCTTTCTCACGCAGAAATATCTCAACATTCCCAAGCTTCTCTCATTGGACAAACTTTGCGGTATTTCCTGGACATTTGTTGATATTATTGCAATATCAAGGAGTGATGAtgacaaattttcatgttcattagagaaaatttcccttcCTGGAGTCGTTGATGTGATTCATCATCCCAAATGGAATGAATTCGTAGCAGtaactgaaaataaattcatctaTGTGCTGCAGGAAAAAAGGGAACAACAGACACAGCAGAGAGTTCCTGATTGGAGGAAAAATCGTGAAAACTTCAAAGAGTACATTTCAAATCTCATGGAGAGTAGCACGAAGATTGTCATGGAAGCCAAAGTGGATAATCACATTCTCAACTGTTTGGgctttttgaggaatttcttcgTGGCAACGCACGAAGTAACCATCAAGGTGTCCCTGAGGCAATCTCTGGGTGAGAATGTTGAGATTGATGTCCAGCCGAGTGAAAAGATAGCTCAAATGGACTTTTCGCAAGACACTCAGTGGTCTCTGGCTGTGTTCAATGCTACTTTTTGTCAACAATTCGCCCTTAAAGCTAACCATTCGGACACATTTAGTTTTATGCTGCCTGAAAAGCAACTAATGGAATCTCCATTGAAGGTGGATGTATCAGTGGAATTCTCACTGGAAGGGGAACACTTCCTGCTGACTTATCCTCTTCGAATTGTCTTCAGTGCTCAAGGAGCATCCCCGGGGAATCCTCTGGTGGATTTCTACAGCAAAATTGAGGCTCTCGCGGGGACATCTGTTGCGGAGTACGCATCCCAGTGGGCACAAGTTGAGCAGCtgaatgagaagaaattgagCACATTAGCGCTGAAACTGCACCGAATGATTGTTGAGGGAGCATCAGCAGTGCAGCAAGTGGAACAAATGTATGCGGAATTGAGAACAAAAGATGCGGGTttgtaaaaaatgaaaatcaacgTGCgcctttatttcttctttcgaTCCTGAAAGCATTTTGGGCAAAACCACTTCCCTTTGGGCTTTATCGTTAATCCCACGCATGCAAAGTGGAACCATTCAATGGGACAATCCGGATTGTCGCATCCAATCATCTCGCCGTAGGACACCTGGTGGCACAGGCAGTATGTGGGTTCATTCGGATCCACGGGCATGTCCAGTACATCACTGGGATGAGGTGTTCCATGACCATCCAGATCAGCAATCCTCTCCTCAATGTCGGCATTTTTCTGTGAGTGTGTCAAAAGAAAGGGCATAGTGTTAGaggaattttccagaaaaaaagcccaaaaagagcttttttttagagttaacacaaaaaaatcttaagcaacttgaaattttcttccggGAATAGTTCAATGtccttcccggaaagtgctatAAGTGGCTGGAATTTGTGCAGTCATTCTGCCCACTGCACCAGGATGTTTCTAATGGATCTTAGGAacctccttttcaacacccggctgatccttgatgtTATCTTTGGGTCAAAATTTGTAATGGTtcgaaaaattatgaaaaatatttgaatttagcgcgcacttaacactcggaggactttactggtaattgctacgaattggaaccttaaaatcgtcacagaataaaatctattggacttatctcgatgaatttagcatctatgtgtagggaattttaattactataagatagcagaaagaaaatctcgagaaaagtcttttctttggaagataactgaggtcaaagtcagaatccaacgcggaggatcaaattggtaataactaccagtcaaaatcccatacatttttgccattgttttgaggttatgtttccccatatttcccaaataaagtactcttgttcacttttcttcggtgaaattcattaatatagactaattttattgccggaagtgactaaaaagttacttgaaaaatcaaagtttgtgatgatttaggcgcaataataaattatgtaaaattgtagctaaaaaagtcgtttaaattggcaattttgcatcgattctacgcaattttttttcagtaacgattttctcaattaaatatttagtaattaggtgtaggaatgcttgaagaagattgagaattagtgaaactttcgatcctagttcaataaactgattaataattaattattgaacatattttatcagctagtagttattaccaatttgatcctccgcgttgtgccatatgttgggtcctccaagtgttaaagcGGAATAATAACGGTGCGGTGGTGAATTtgagtggtgaaaatagagaatgtggggAACGTGGGGAAAAAcgaatgatttggcggcaaacATTACGGATCGGATTTGGAAGAGAAAATAGACGGATGCAATAGTGCGTGCTccgtaataaaaaatgtaatagttttatcgcgtaaaataaagaaatttcgcGAACATAGGAAGTTTCCTTTGCAATTACGTGAAGCATTTTTACAGATTCACATTTTGACCAAAAGATAAAATCAAGGAACAACCGGGTATTGAAAAAAAGGTTCCTAAGATTCTTTAGCAACATCCTGGTGCAATGGGCAGGATGGATGCACAAATTCCAGCCATTTTtagcactttccgggaagaaCAGTGTATTGAAAAAGttgtacaaacttcaagttgctaaaatcttattttaatgGCATGCGGCGAAAAGACAGAACAGAACTCAGGAGAAGTTATTCCCATGCACTCCTGACCTCCGAACTGTCCAGTGTGATTGTTAAGATGGATATGAATGAAATTACCTTGGGACCTTTGCGATTATCTTTTTCCTGAATTACCTTTTGTTTCTTGTGTTTACCAACGTGTGGACTGGCATTTGTATTATTCCACTTGGCCTCATCCTCAGACGAATGAGGCTTCTTCTTTTTACCAAGTGATTTTGCATCATTCCCTTTGCGTttttctgcaaagaaaaaacaaaaagaattacttCCTGACTCTTCCAGTATCCtgaaaaaactatttttgccATAAATACTTTTAGAAATATCATCATATTTTCCACGTGTTATGCTATTCTTGTCCTGGATCTCTCCCTCAAATCGCGCAAGGTCCGAATCTAGTCGTCTGATGTGCTTATCCACGAGCTCGTACGTCTGAATTGCCAACTGAACCTTATCATCGCCGAATTCCTTGGCTTTGTTGAAGAGTTCCTGGATTTGTTTGATTGTCTCCCGTCTCGTGGATTCCTTCGATGCATCCGATTGCACAATGCTGGCCAGGACTTCATTTGATTTCTCATCAATGGTCTGCATAATGGACTGGGCACGATAGTCCAGGTCGcgcattaaattgaaatttctctgAAGTTCATTTGGCAGATGCTCAAGGcctagaaattttcaaagacatatttttgattgtttctcaagtttttgaggaatttttcacaaaccATCGAGATAGTGCTCAAGATAGAG is part of the Lutzomyia longipalpis isolate SR_M1_2022 chromosome 3, ASM2433408v1 genome and harbors:
- the LOC129791870 gene encoding uncharacterized protein LOC129791870 translates to MAGVKGDKAAVEYLKNWRIPRDFTPEQIIASRDGFFLRDEERIIKFSGNRNTKEPQITFFEDQCNGFLEDEFLPCACLPGTNILGASTRLNGWIIFHNHGEGDFSLNFCSKDGEIQQEVKLCDVFEEDFLQELSLDESHMQCIEFSPTNMDFLCMFLNIDASSVLIGREIVLFSMGSALNVLKRNQDDEWDVSMVKSFAEDIKCLWYSSHFDAIFTISALGIVKVAFLVGNTIKEETIFLTQKYLNIPKLLSLDKLCGISWTFVDIIAISRSDDDKFSCSLEKISLPGVVDVIHHPKWNEFVAVTENKFIYVLQEKREQQTQQRVPDWRKNRENFKEYISNLMESSTKIVMEAKVDNHILNCLGFLRNFFVATHEVTIKVSLRQSLGENVEIDVQPSEKIAQMDFSQDTQWSLAVFNATFCQQFALKANHSDTFSFMLPEKQLMESPLKVDVSVEFSLEGEHFLLTYPLRIVFSAQGASPGNPLVDFYSKIEALAGTSVAEYASQWAQVEQLNEKKLSTLALKLHRMIVEGASAVQQVEQMYAELRTKDAGL
- the LOC129791958 gene encoding inhibitor of growth protein 4 isoform X2 produces the protein MSSALYLEHYLDGLEHLPNELQRNFNLMRDLDYRAQSIMQTIDEKSNEVLASIVQSDASKESTRRETIKQIQELFNKAKEFGDDKVQLAIQTYELVDKHIRRLDSDLARFEGEIQDKNSITRGKYDDISKKKRKGNDAKSLGKKKKPHSSEDEAKWNNTNASPHVGKHKKQKKNADIEERIADLDGHGTPHPSDVLDMPVDPNEPTYCLCHQVSYGEMIGCDNPDCPIEWFHFACVGLTIKPKGKWFCPKCFQDRKKK
- the LOC129791958 gene encoding inhibitor of growth protein 4 isoform X1 gives rise to the protein MSSALYLEHYLDGLEHLPNELQRNFNLMRDLDYRAQSIMQTIDEKSNEVLASIVQSDASKESTRRETIKQIQELFNKAKEFGDDKVQLAIQTYELVDKHIRRLDSDLARFEGEIQDKNSITRGKYDDISKKKRKGNDAKSLGKKKKPHSSEDEAKWNNTNASPHVGKHKKQKVIQEKDNRKGPKKNADIEERIADLDGHGTPHPSDVLDMPVDPNEPTYCLCHQVSYGEMIGCDNPDCPIEWFHFACVGLTIKPKGKWFCPKCFQDRKKK